A stretch of Candidatus Deferrimicrobium sp. DNA encodes these proteins:
- a CDS encoding nickel-dependent hydrogenase large subunit, whose product MAKRVVIDPIPRIEGHLRIEVELENGKVKDAWSSGTLFRGFEIILQGRDPRDAWFITQRICGVCPVSHGHTSTMGLENAFHVTPPDNARIIRNLIEGGQFVHSHILWFYHLNALDYVDVVSALQAKPKEKSLQDVQAKVKKFVESGQLGPFANGYWGHPEYKLPPDLNLLAVAHYLEALEMQKEASAVVAQLGGKMPMHMSTPPGGTTFTPTVEVLDNVIWRLKRLQHWVDTVFLPDVLAIAPYYIKYAGIGKGVGNYLSWGVFDDPSFDPKKKLLPRGAIFDGKLAVADVDGKEVKEYVDYSWFTADSGNRSPMEGKTEPKFTKMGDTKYTWLKAPRIKDHPMEVGALSRVLVAYVSGDAKVKSMVDGTLSALGQAGHPEVLLSVLGRIAARVLETKLVIDGMLDWTGELLANLKAGKTQTYALNDVPEKGQGMGLWEAPRGALAHYNVIEGKKLKNYQCVVPTTWNASPRDHKGVRGPIEEALVGTPVLNPDKPLEVLRVVHSFDPCIACAVHIIHPVTNEVKAFRVV is encoded by the coding sequence ATGGCAAAGCGAGTCGTGATCGATCCGATCCCCCGCATCGAGGGGCATCTGCGAATCGAGGTGGAATTGGAGAACGGCAAGGTCAAGGACGCCTGGAGCTCCGGGACCCTGTTCCGCGGCTTCGAGATCATCCTGCAGGGGAGGGATCCACGCGACGCCTGGTTCATCACCCAGCGCATCTGCGGCGTCTGCCCCGTCTCCCACGGGCACACGAGCACCATGGGACTGGAGAATGCGTTCCACGTGACGCCTCCCGACAACGCGCGGATCATCCGCAACCTGATCGAGGGCGGGCAGTTCGTCCACTCCCACATCCTCTGGTTCTACCACCTGAACGCCCTCGACTACGTCGACGTCGTCTCAGCCCTCCAGGCGAAGCCGAAGGAGAAGTCCCTCCAGGACGTTCAGGCGAAGGTGAAAAAGTTCGTGGAGAGCGGGCAGCTCGGTCCGTTCGCCAATGGCTACTGGGGTCATCCCGAATACAAGCTGCCGCCGGACCTGAACCTCCTCGCGGTGGCCCACTACCTCGAAGCCCTCGAGATGCAGAAGGAGGCGTCCGCGGTCGTCGCCCAGCTCGGCGGGAAGATGCCGATGCACATGAGCACCCCCCCCGGTGGGACGACCTTCACCCCCACCGTCGAGGTTCTGGACAACGTCATCTGGCGGCTGAAGAGGCTCCAGCATTGGGTGGACACCGTCTTCCTGCCCGACGTTCTCGCGATCGCGCCGTACTACATCAAGTACGCGGGGATCGGGAAAGGCGTGGGGAACTACCTCTCCTGGGGCGTCTTCGACGACCCGTCGTTCGATCCGAAGAAGAAGCTCCTCCCGCGCGGCGCGATCTTCGACGGCAAGCTCGCCGTGGCCGATGTCGACGGGAAGGAAGTGAAGGAGTACGTCGATTACTCCTGGTTCACCGCCGACTCCGGGAACCGGAGCCCGATGGAGGGGAAGACGGAGCCGAAGTTCACGAAGATGGGGGACACGAAGTACACGTGGCTGAAGGCTCCGCGGATCAAGGACCACCCGATGGAGGTGGGCGCCCTTTCGCGGGTGCTGGTCGCCTACGTGTCGGGGGACGCCAAAGTCAAGTCGATGGTGGACGGGACGCTTTCGGCCCTGGGCCAGGCGGGGCACCCCGAGGTGCTCCTGTCCGTGTTGGGCCGGATCGCCGCACGGGTGCTCGAGACGAAACTTGTGATCGACGGGATGCTGGACTGGACCGGCGAGCTCCTCGCGAACCTCAAGGCGGGGAAGACGCAGACGTATGCGCTGAACGACGTCCCCGAGAAAGGGCAGGGGATGGGGTTATGGGAGGCTCCCCGCGGGGCGCTCGCCCACTACAACGTGATCGAGGGGAAGAAGCTGAAAAATTACCAGTGCGTGGTGCCCACCACCTGGAACGCGTCGCCGAGGGATCACAAGGGGGTTCGAGGGCCGATCGAGGAGGCGCTGGTGGGGACGCCGGTGCTGAATCCCGACAAACCGCTGGAGGTGCTGCGCGTGGTCCACTCGTTCGACCCGTGCATTGCCTGCGCAGTGCACATCATCCACCCGGTCACCAACGAAGTGAAGGCGTTCCGGGTCGTCTGA
- a CDS encoding hydrogenase small subunit gives MLTKRGNGLSRRDFIRIAGGTLATLGLSGALTPKLARALEKAAAGRPKVVWLHFASDTGCTESFIKSDHPSAGELVLDILSVDYHESIMAAAGKQADEVLAKAVAGKDYICVVEGGIPTVPGHGIIGGREMLAIAKEVCGNAKAVVAIGSCAVDGGVPAAKPNPSRILGVGEALGMKVVNLPCCPVNPEWLVGTVVYVLTIGKLPELDKKGRPLMFYGRKIHDNCPRRTHFDGGRFVEQFGSKEEAAGYCLYKMGCKGPEAWSECPKTRWNSKESWCIEIGSPCLGCSEDRWTDNFAPFYGKLADVALPFGDLTADKIGVGIAVATGAAIVGHAVVKAARGKSSDESKK, from the coding sequence ATGCTCACGAAGCGGGGGAACGGTCTCAGCCGGCGCGATTTCATCCGGATTGCGGGGGGAACCCTCGCGACGCTCGGGCTGTCCGGGGCGTTGACGCCGAAACTGGCGCGGGCGCTGGAAAAGGCGGCGGCGGGGAGGCCCAAGGTCGTCTGGCTCCACTTTGCCAGCGACACCGGGTGTACGGAGTCGTTCATCAAGTCGGACCACCCGAGCGCGGGGGAACTGGTCCTCGACATCCTTAGCGTCGACTACCACGAGTCGATCATGGCCGCCGCTGGAAAACAGGCCGACGAGGTGTTGGCCAAAGCGGTAGCGGGGAAGGATTACATCTGCGTCGTCGAGGGTGGAATCCCCACGGTCCCCGGCCACGGGATAATCGGCGGACGCGAGATGCTGGCCATTGCCAAGGAGGTATGCGGCAACGCGAAGGCGGTGGTCGCCATCGGCTCCTGCGCGGTCGACGGTGGCGTACCGGCCGCGAAGCCCAACCCGAGCAGGATCTTGGGCGTCGGCGAAGCCCTCGGGATGAAGGTGGTGAATCTTCCGTGCTGCCCCGTGAACCCGGAGTGGCTCGTCGGCACGGTGGTCTACGTTCTCACGATCGGGAAGCTCCCCGAGCTCGACAAGAAAGGTCGCCCGCTGATGTTCTACGGAAGGAAGATCCACGACAATTGTCCGCGGCGGACCCACTTCGACGGCGGCCGCTTCGTGGAGCAGTTTGGTTCGAAGGAGGAAGCCGCGGGGTATTGCCTGTACAAGATGGGATGCAAGGGACCGGAGGCGTGGTCGGAGTGCCCGAAAACCCGCTGGAACTCCAAGGAGTCGTGGTGCATCGAGATCGGTTCCCCGTGCCTTGGATGCTCCGAGGACAGGTGGACCGACAATTTCGCCCCCTTCTACGGGAAGCTCGCCGATGTCGCCCTGCCGTTCGGCGACCTGACCGCGGACAAGATCGGTGTCGGCATCGCCGTCGCCACCGGCGCCGCCATCGTGGGACACGCGGTGGTGAAGGCGGCCCGCGGGAAGAGCTCCGACGAATCGAAGAAATAG
- a CDS encoding cytochrome b/b6 domain-containing protein — MAEERYYKHDGFERFTHWVHTLDTVILVLSGLQIHYPGFAVFGAMQTARFLHLASGYLFVAIGVYHTYIFFALGKHKISMPGLLDFSEIGPILKYYLHLSREKPVVEKYNVLQKFGYFLLFAVSVLQSLLGFALYTYLWPAQFAFVYAIFGDAVHIRIWHTTIMWLFLSFTALHVYLVVTEDKRMIQAMVDGYYYRKTPGGAPEG; from the coding sequence ATGGCGGAAGAACGGTACTACAAGCACGACGGGTTCGAGCGCTTCACGCACTGGGTCCACACCCTCGACACGGTGATCCTGGTCCTCTCGGGGCTGCAGATCCACTACCCGGGGTTCGCCGTCTTCGGGGCGATGCAGACGGCGCGCTTTCTTCACCTGGCTTCCGGGTACCTCTTCGTGGCCATCGGTGTGTACCATACGTATATCTTCTTCGCCCTCGGCAAGCACAAGATATCGATGCCGGGGTTGCTCGACTTCTCCGAGATAGGCCCGATCCTCAAGTATTACCTCCATCTCAGCCGCGAAAAACCGGTCGTCGAGAAATATAACGTGTTGCAGAAGTTCGGCTACTTCCTGCTCTTCGCGGTTTCCGTCCTCCAGTCACTGCTCGGGTTTGCCCTTTACACCTACCTATGGCCGGCGCAGTTCGCCTTCGTGTACGCGATCTTTGGAGACGCGGTGCACATTCGCATCTGGCACACCACGATCATGTGGCTGTTCCTCTCCTTCACGGCGCTCCACGTCTACCTCGTCGTCACCGAGGACAAGCGGATGATCCAGGCGATGGTGGACGGGTACTACTACCGGAAGACGCCCGGGGGAGCGCCGGAAGGGTAA